Within the Catalinimonas niigatensis genome, the region AAATGAATACAAGGTTAAGTTTTAATAATCAATTTAATCTTATCTGAAGTATATAAATTAAACACAGGGTGCAATTATTTTTTTCTGTAGGCGATGAGGGCTTGTTTTGTTGGTTACTTCCATATTTCTTTTTGTAACACTTTTTTGAAAATTTTTTTGTCAGGAGTTTGTAAGCTAAAACAAAACGTTTTACTTTTGTACCTCCAAAAAACGATGTCCGGTTGTGTAATGGTAGCACAGCAGGTTTTGGTCCTGTTAGTCAGGGTTCGAATCCTTGCCGGACAACAAAATCCCGGTTTACATTGTCATGTAAACTGGGATTAATTTTTAAGCAAATCTGCCGATCTTCTCTTAAATATGGCTACAGTTAAAATATTCTCTGGTGAAGCTACCCGTTATTTAGCTGAAAAAATAGCATATCATTATGGAAAGCCATTAGGTGAAGTTGCTATTGAGAAATTTAGCGATGGAGAAATATCTCCGCACTTTACAGAATCAGTTAGAGGATGTGATGTTTTTTTGGTTCAGTCTACTTTTGCCCCATCAGATAACTTAATGGAGTTGCTTCTGTTGATTGATGCAGCCAGACGTGCCAGCGCAAAGTATGTTACGGCAGTAGTTCCTTATTTCGGCTATGCCAGACAAGATAGAAAGGATAAACCTAGAGTTGCAATAGGAGCCAAGCTTATCGCTAACCTTTTATCAGCGGCAGGCGCGGATCGCTTAATGACTTGTGATTTGCATGCAGGTCAAATTCAAGGTTTTTTTGACTTTCCCGTTGACCATTTTAGTGGAAGTATCATATTTGTACCCTATTTAAGTCAGTTGCCGACAGAAAATCTTGTTTTTGCTTCTCCTGATGTTGGTGGAGTTAAGAGAGCCAGAAATTTTGCACAATACTTTCAAACGGATATGGTGGTATGTGACAAACAACGTAAGCGGTCAAATCAAGTAGAAAGCATGCAAGTCATAGGGGATGTAGAAGATAAAGATGTTGTGTTAGTGGATGACTTGGTGGATACCGCAGGCACACTTTGTAAGGCTGCAGGAATTATCAAAGAAAATGGAGCCAGATCAGTTAGAGCAGTTAGTACACATGCTGTTTTATCAGGTAATGCTTATCAAAATATTGAAAATTCACAACTTGATGAATTGGTAGTAACAGATACGATTCCCCTAAAAAAAGAATGTTCAAAAATCAAAGTTTTAACCGTTGCAGAATTATTTGCTGGTGGAGTGACTAAGATACACAAACACGAATCAATAAGTCCTCTCTTTATTAGCAAAGCCAGATTTTAGTATAACTTAACAATAAATCAAATGAAAACAGTAGAGATTATAGGGTATAAAAGAGCAAATCTCGGTAAAAAAGAATCTAAGCGCCTTAGGGCAGAAGGAAATGTGCCATGTGTAGTATATGGAAATGATGAGCAAATTCATTTTTATGCTCCTATGATACTATTCCGCCCATTGGTCTATACACCGGAAGCGCATATGGTAGATTTAAATATCGAAGGTGAACATAAAAAATGTATTTTACAGGATATTCAGTTTCATCCGGTAAATGAGATCATTGTGCATGCAGACTTTCTTGAGTTGCAGGAGAAAAAGCCGATTAAAATGGAAATTCCTTTACATCTGGTAGGTAACGCTCCTGGTGTAAGTAAAGGAGGGACATTGATGTTCAAAAGAAGAGCGTTAAAACTTAAAGCTCTGCCTAAAAATATGCCAGAACACATTGATGTTAATATTTCTAAACTAGACTTTGGAAAAGCTATAAAAGTGGCTGATGTCAAATCTGAAAATTTTGAAATTCTTGATAATCCAGCTGTTTCAATTGCAGTGATTGAAGTGCCTCGTGCCCTGAGAGGAAAAACTGCTGAAGAAGAAGCTGAAGAAGAAGGCGTAGAAGCTGAAAGCGAAACAACCGAAGAATAGAATCAAAATTTATTAATTTAAATCCTGTTCAGCAATGGACAGGATTTTTTTTTAAAATAGTAATATGAAATTTTTAGTAGTTGGATTAGGAAATCCGGGGCCTAAATATGAACTCAACCGACATAATATAGGCTTTCTTACATTAGACCGTCTGGCTGATCAACAAAACATTGTCTTTAGGCAAGACCGCCTGGGAGAAATAGCCGAATTAAAACATAAAGGTAGGGGAATACATTTGATCAAACCAAATACCTTTATGAACCTTAGCGGAAAGGTTGTCAATTACTGGTTGCAGCAACTTAAAATTCCTATCCAAAACTGTTTGATTGTTACCGATGATATCGCATTGCCTTTTGGCAAGTTAAGAATGCGTGCCAAGGGTTCAAGTGCTGGACACAATGGGTTGAAAAGTATTGAGGAAGTATTAGGAATGAATCAATACGCCAGATTGAGATTTGGCGTAGGAAATGATTTTGCCAAAGGACAACAGGTAGATTATGTGTTAGGAAATTTTCCTCAGGAAGAACTCAAAGAACTGCCCCATCACATGGATAGGGCAGGAGAAATGATTCTGTCTTTTTGTGCAATAGGTATTGACCGTACCATGAGCCAACATAACGACTAAAAGATTAGCCTCAGCTTATTTGGCTTCCATTTTGAACGATATCAATAGGTTTGATAAAAGATAACTTACCATCATGATCTTCGGCCATTAGTATCATTCCTTGTGATTCTACCCCCATCATTACTCTGGCGGCCAGGTTGACCAGTATACAAACTTGGTTGCCGATAATTTCTTCTGGTTGATAATATTGAGCAATTCCGCTAAGTACTGTGCGTTGATCAATTCCTGTATCTACTTTCAACTTCAGGAGCTTCTTGGATTTTTTAACTTTCTCAGCTTCCAAAATGGTGGCTACCCTGATATCTATTTTTTCAAAGTCAGGAAAGGTTATTTCATTTTTTGCAGCTATAACTTTAGATTCATGCATGGTTTCATTTCTTGCTTCATGAAGTTTTTTTACCTGATTTTCCACTACCTCATCTTCTATTTTTTCAAACAATAGGCTTGCAGCATTCAACTGATGTCCGCTAGCTATCAAAATTTCATTATTGGCATTTTGCCATGCGATCGCTTCAATATTAAGCATTTCCCTGAGTTTGGCCGCGGTAAAGGGTAAAAAAGGTTCAGAGAGAATAGATAAACTGGTAGCGATCTGTAAGGCCACGTTAAGAATGGTTTTAACTCTATCCTCATCTTCTTTGATTACTTTCCAAGGTTCTGTATCAGCTAAGTATTTGTTTCCGGTTCTTGCCAAATCCATCATAAGCGCATTGGCTTCGCGAAAACGGAAGTTTTCAATAGAAGCAGAGATCTCATTGGCCAAAACTTTTATACGATTTAAAACCTCTTCATCTATAGTTTGTAAATTACCTCTTTCCGGCACCATTCCTCCAAAATATTTATGCGTAAGCACCAGGGTTCTATTAATAAAATTGCCATAAATCGCAACGAGTTCATTGTTGTTTTTAGCCTGGAAGTCTTTCCAGGTAAATTCGCTATCCTTGGTTTCGGGCAAGATACTGCACAATACATAGCGGAGAATATCCTGTTTACCAGGAAAATCTTCCAAAAACTCATGGAGCCATACCGCCCAGTTTCTGCTGGTAGATATTTTCTTTCCCTCTAAGTTTAAAAATTCATTGGCTGGAACATTTTCCGGCAAAATGTACTCACCGTTGGCATGAAGAATTGAAGGAAAAATAATACAGTGAAAAACAATATTATCTTTTCCTATAAAATGAATCAGGGTGCTATTGTCTTCTTCGCGCGGTTGCTGCTTCCAGTACAGTTCCCAGTTTTTGTTATGTTCTTTTGCCCACTGTTTGGTAGATGACACATACCCGATAGGAGCATCCAGCCAGACATACAGTTTTTTACCTTCAGTATTGGGTAGGGGTACATCCACACCCCAATCCAGATCTCTGGTCATAGCTCTGGGTTGTAAACCCGCCTTAAGCCAGGCGCTGCACTGCCCATAAACATTTGATTTCCATAGTCCTTTTTTACCTTCCAGGAGCCACTCCTCAAGCCAGGGTTGGTATTTATCCAAAGGAAGATACCAGTGCTTCGTTTCTCTAAGTACGGGGGATTGGCCGCTCAATGTAGATTTAGGATTGATCAGATCAGTAGGATTGAGCGATGATCCACAATTTTCACATTGATCGCCGTACGCATTCTCAAAATTACAAATAGGACATGTGCCTACGATATATCGGTCTGCCAGAAACTGATCATATTCTTCATCATAAAATTGCTCGCTTTCTTGCTCAACAAATTCCCCCTTATTGTACAAAGTAGTAAAGAACTCCTGTGAAGTTTCATGGTGTATTTTTTCAGATGTACGGTGGTACATATCAAATGAAATCCCAAACTTCTCAAAAGTCTCTTTGTTGAGATAATGATACTTGTCAATAATCTCCTGTGGGGATATACCTTCTTTTTTTGCTCTCAGTGTAATAGCCACTCCATGTTCATCACTTCCACCAATAAATACTACATCCTGATGAGTAAGTCTGAGGTATCTCACAAAAATATCCGCTGGTAAATAAGCACCTGCAATATGTCCCAAATGAAGTGGGCCATTGGCATAAGGTAAGGCTGCTGTAATGGTATATCGTTTGGGCTTAGTCGCTGACATAAAGCTGAGTTTAATAATCTATGAATAAAATAATGGCCAAAAGGTATTAGAAAAGAGGCAATATTAAGAAAAGCTCTTCAAAATGCACTGTTGAAGTGGAAGAATATTCCGGAGGTTCCGTCATGTTTCCAGGAGTGTTCCAGTCGAAAAACAAAATCGTAAAAAGAAACAATATCTATTCCTAAACCATAACCATAAAGATATCGGTTGGCCAATGGCTTGTTTTCAATGTATGGTATATCATTCCATAGATAACCATGGTCAAAATATCCTTTTACATAAATGGCAAGGGGGACATTGTTGAACTGATCAATGGGCAGTACCTGGCTAATATCAAATTCCCT harbors:
- the metG gene encoding methionine--tRNA ligase; the protein is MSATKPKRYTITAALPYANGPLHLGHIAGAYLPADIFVRYLRLTHQDVVFIGGSDEHGVAITLRAKKEGISPQEIIDKYHYLNKETFEKFGISFDMYHRTSEKIHHETSQEFFTTLYNKGEFVEQESEQFYDEEYDQFLADRYIVGTCPICNFENAYGDQCENCGSSLNPTDLINPKSTLSGQSPVLRETKHWYLPLDKYQPWLEEWLLEGKKGLWKSNVYGQCSAWLKAGLQPRAMTRDLDWGVDVPLPNTEGKKLYVWLDAPIGYVSSTKQWAKEHNKNWELYWKQQPREEDNSTLIHFIGKDNIVFHCIIFPSILHANGEYILPENVPANEFLNLEGKKISTSRNWAVWLHEFLEDFPGKQDILRYVLCSILPETKDSEFTWKDFQAKNNNELVAIYGNFINRTLVLTHKYFGGMVPERGNLQTIDEEVLNRIKVLANEISASIENFRFREANALMMDLARTGNKYLADTEPWKVIKEDEDRVKTILNVALQIATSLSILSEPFLPFTAAKLREMLNIEAIAWQNANNEILIASGHQLNAASLLFEKIEDEVVENQVKKLHEARNETMHESKVIAAKNEITFPDFEKIDIRVATILEAEKVKKSKKLLKLKVDTGIDQRTVLSGIAQYYQPEEIIGNQVCILVNLAARVMMGVESQGMILMAEDHDGKLSFIKPIDIVQNGSQIS
- a CDS encoding ribose-phosphate pyrophosphokinase; the protein is MATVKIFSGEATRYLAEKIAYHYGKPLGEVAIEKFSDGEISPHFTESVRGCDVFLVQSTFAPSDNLMELLLLIDAARRASAKYVTAVVPYFGYARQDRKDKPRVAIGAKLIANLLSAAGADRLMTCDLHAGQIQGFFDFPVDHFSGSIIFVPYLSQLPTENLVFASPDVGGVKRARNFAQYFQTDMVVCDKQRKRSNQVESMQVIGDVEDKDVVLVDDLVDTAGTLCKAAGIIKENGARSVRAVSTHAVLSGNAYQNIENSQLDELVVTDTIPLKKECSKIKVLTVAELFAGGVTKIHKHESISPLFISKARF
- a CDS encoding 50S ribosomal protein L25/general stress protein Ctc produces the protein MKTVEIIGYKRANLGKKESKRLRAEGNVPCVVYGNDEQIHFYAPMILFRPLVYTPEAHMVDLNIEGEHKKCILQDIQFHPVNEIIVHADFLELQEKKPIKMEIPLHLVGNAPGVSKGGTLMFKRRALKLKALPKNMPEHIDVNISKLDFGKAIKVADVKSENFEILDNPAVSIAVIEVPRALRGKTAEEEAEEEGVEAESETTEE
- the pth gene encoding aminoacyl-tRNA hydrolase encodes the protein MKFLVVGLGNPGPKYELNRHNIGFLTLDRLADQQNIVFRQDRLGEIAELKHKGRGIHLIKPNTFMNLSGKVVNYWLQQLKIPIQNCLIVTDDIALPFGKLRMRAKGSSAGHNGLKSIEEVLGMNQYARLRFGVGNDFAKGQQVDYVLGNFPQEELKELPHHMDRAGEMILSFCAIGIDRTMSQHND